The following DNA comes from Zavarzinella sp..
TTCCTCAAGAAATTGAGTGCCAGGTTCCTTGTGGTGCAGCAGGCACCGCAGCAGCCGGAAACGGTTGCGGTAACGATCCTTGCGGCAACGCAGCAGCCGGAAACGGTTGTGGCAATGCAGCGGCTGGTTGTGGCAGCAGCCCATGCGGCACTGCAGCAGCAGGTTGTGGCACCAGCGCCTGTGGCAATGGTTGCGACAGCGGCTGTGGCACCAGCAGCAAGTGCGGTCTGTTCGGTGGTTGTGGCCTGTTCAGCAAGTGCGGCTTCGGTGGTTGTGGCAAAGGCCTGTTCAGCAAGTGCTGCAAGACTGACTCTTGCTACACCCCTAGCTGCTCGGTTCCTACCTGCTCGGTTCCTTCTTGTGACACCGGTTGCAACACCGGTTGTGGCACCAGCTTCTGCGGCAAGAGCCTGTGTGGCAAAAGCTTCGGTGGCTGCGGACTGTTCGACAAATGCGGTAGCGGTCATGGCTTCAGCAAATGCGGCTTCGGTGGTTGCGGCAACGGTCTCCACCTGAACTTCTGCGGTATCTGCAAGTAAGGTTAGACAGTACTGAGAGTAATTGAGACTCTCGATGACTCGTGGTGATGAGCCACGAGTTTTTTTACGCGCATTTCGAAGGTGATCAGGTGGGTAGCTTCAAACTGATCCTCATTAAACTTCAGAACCGACATCCCCAGGCTCGCTGGCAGCAACTATTCAGAACCTCCCCCACATCAGGTGGGGTTGGGTAAGGTTGAAACATCAGGCACCATGCACCGCTCCATAGACTGTATTTTCAGTCATATATAATATACCCGCGTCCATTTATTAAAATGCCATTTTGTTTGAAAAGCGGCGGCGATTTCGGAGAATCCATCACCGCAAGTAATTAATTGATAATGATTTACGGTAGAAGAAGAAATTTTGTGAATTTTTGCAAAATTCAGATCACCACCACCCTGGGATAGTGTACAGAAACATGGTTTTCGACCTCTCACATCCGATTGAGTAGAATAACCAGTACAAATGCACATTTGCAGAAAGTAGTGGGCAAATGCCTGCGATTTGCTGCACTGTGCCAGTACCCTCCAACTTCTCCAGGTTCTGCTATGACAATTGCATCAATGATCCGCTGGTTTCGAGAATCAGGTATTGAAGAAGTTCATCTGGTTGGTGGCAAAAATGCCTCGCTGAGCGAAATGTACCGCGAACTGGTTCCCAAAGGAATTCGAATTCCCAACGGTTTTGCCGTGACAGCGGAAGCGTATCGCGTCTTTTTGCGCCAGACTGGTTTAACCGAAATTGTGACCGCCCAATTGACTGGACTGGATTCGCACCATCTCGCAGATCTTGCGAAACGGGGTGCGTCCATTCGGGAAGCGATTTTAAGCACCCCGCTACCTGCCGAAATCGAACAGCAACTTACCCAGGCATATCAGGAACTTGAACAGGAATATGGTGCAGATTGTGCCGTCGCAGTGCGTTCCAGTGCCACGGCAGAAGATTTGCCAGAAGCAAGTTTTGCCGGCCAGCAGGAATCTTATTTGAATGTGCGGGGGATTCGGCGGGTGCTGACAGCCTACCACCATTGCCTGGCATCGCTGTTTACCGATCGAGCAATCTCATACCGCATCGACAAAGGGTTCGACCATTTTGCGGTTGCCCTTTCCGTGGGTGTGCAGGTAATGGTGCGGGCCGATGTGGGTACTTCAGGTGTCATGTTCACCCTGGATACTGAAAGTGGCTTTTCTGATGTGATTATGATTAATGCCGCACTGGGTCTGGGCGAAATGATCGTGAAAGGGCGGATTAATCCTGATGAATTTCTGGTGCATAAGCCCACCTTGCGGGCGGGGAAACGCCCCATCCTGAAACGGGCCTTAGGTGCGAAACAGGAAAAAATGATCTACGCGGATCGGGGCGGGCAATCGACGCGGATTGTGCCCGTGGCACCAGAAGATCGAAATCGTCTGTGTATCTCGGATGAGGATGTTCTGCAATTGGCCCACTGGGGTCTGATGATTGAGGAGCATTACACCAATAAGAAAGGCTCGGCCTGCCCGCAGGATATTGAATGGGCGAAAGATGGAATCACCGGCGAGTTGTACATTTTGCAGGCCCGCCCGGAAACCGTGCATAGCCTGGCCCGTTCGGCGGACAATTTCGAGGTGTACCGCCTGAAAGGTACCGGCACGGTCTTGCTGCAGGGCAAAGCAGTAGGTGAAAAAATTGGTGCTGGGCCCGCCCGCGTGATTCGAGATCCGGAAGACCTTGCATCCTTCCAGCCCGGTGAAGTGCTGATTGCCGATATGACAGATCCCGACTGGGAGCCCACGATGAAAATGGCGGGGGCCATTGTGACAAATCGTGGTGGACGTACCTGCCATGCTGCCATTGTCAGCAGAGAACTGGGTGTCCCCTGCCTGGTCGGAACGGGACATGGCACCGAACTGATCCGTACCGGTCAGCAAGTCACAGTTACATGTGCTGATGGTGAAACTGGCCGTGTTCTTGAGGGTGCCATTCCTTTTGAGAAGACAAAGATCGATCTCAGCAAGTTACGCCGCCCACAAACAAAAATTATGATGAATCTGGGCAATCCCAGTCAAGCCTTTTCCCTTGCGGGAATCCCCAACGATGGTGTGGGGCTCGCACGGATGGAATTCATCATTTCCTCATTAATTCAAGTGCACCCCATGGCACTGCTGCAGCCAGAGAAAGTACTGCCAGAAGATGTGGAAAAAATAGCCCGATTAACTGTCGGCTATACCCACCAGCCGGATTACTTTGTCGATCGACTCGCGGAAGGTGTTGGGCAGATTGCTGCTGCCTACTATCCCAAAGATGTCATCGTCCGTTTGTCCGATTTCAAAACGAATGAGTACGCGGGTTTAATTGGTGGCAAGCCTTTTGAACCGGTTGAAGAGAACCCCATGATCGGGTTCCGTGGGGCATCTCGCTATTATGATGATCGCTATCGGGATGGATTTCTGCTCGAATGTGCCGCGATGAAACGCGTGCGGGAAGAGATGGGCCTGACCAATCTGAAGCTGATGATCCCCTTTTGCCGAACTGTTGAAGAAGGGAAGCGCGTGCTCAAGATTATGGCTGATGCTGGACTGTTGCAGGGTGAAAATGGCCTGGAACTCTATGTGATGTGTGAAATTCCATCGAATGTGGTATTAGCCGAAGAATTCGCCGAGATTTTCGATGGGTTTTCGATTGGCTCGAATGATCTGACCCAATTGACCCTGGGGCTTGACCGCGATTCGGAAATTGTTGCCCATTTGTTTGACGAACGAAATGCTGCGGTCAAAAAACTGGTTGCCGATGTAATCCGCCGTGTGAAAGCTTGTGGCCGGAAAGTGGGAATCTGCGGTCAGGCACCAAGCGACTATCCTGACTTCGCAGAATTTCTGGTGGAGTGTGGGATTGACAGCATCTCGCTGACACCAGATACGATCTTGAAAACAACGCAGATCATCCTGGATAAAGAACAATCGATCAATTCCAAATAAATCCAATTCCATTCGCTTTGCCCTGCGGGAGCAAGTGCCTGATACAATCGTTGTGATGGTAGTCGAAATCAGGGAATCAGCAAATGCGATACATCGAAGTACTGGCCCACGTTCGCATGGAACGACAAGCAGAAGGTTACGAAGCAGTGCTCGAACTGAATACCACTGCCGGGAAGAAGATCGCATGCTTCGATCAGGCATTTGCGTTGCGAGATTCAATTGTCGGATTATTGAAAGATGCTGGCCTGAAAATTGGCATGATTTTGGCCCTGAGTGGGAAAACAATGTTTGCATAGCAAATTGTGGTATTTAAAATGAACCGCTGGCACGCTAAGATTCAAGCAAATAAAAGCAGGTACTTATTTTGGTTGTACAGCCTTTCAATTCTGGGAGTATTTCTTAACTGGCCACGCAGAACAGGTGTCATGCTAAACCAAATCGAACTGGGTGGATTTCCATTTAAGTTCGTTGCTATTGTTGGTAACAACGTTCTTGAATTCAGTTTAGCCAACTTGCTAATTGACTTTTTAATTTGGCTGTTCATTTTGATTTTTGTGCCAATATCGTGCTTATATTTTAACAACAACAATTCAATACCATCGAACTTTGTCTCGCGTACAAAAACCATCACTGAGAAGGAACTTCCATGAAGGCAATTTCAATAAGCAAACAAACCGCGTCTTATGCTGTCGGCTGAAAAAACCTGGTGCCACCATCCTCAAACACGTAGTTTTTCTTGCTCACCGGTTGGAAGGCGGTGCCAATATGCACAAATTAGCCAAAGTGATCCATTGATTGTCGTTTGTATTGCCCACAGCGTCAGCAAAAGAATTTCTTTTCAAGTGATCGACAGCAAAGCCGCAAAGGATTCTGAGAACCGTCGTTCCCGCTGGCGTGAATCCACCTTGCTTTCCCTTCTTTGCGAGTGAATGGTTCAACTGAATGCTTGTGAAAAAGAGTTCACTGCTTTTTCGACAGCACAACAACCACGCAAATCCAGAAACTGCCTGATCAGGTGGGACAATTTACTGTTTTTTTACTGTTTGATGTATAATACACCAATCATCGATGTGGGGATACACCATTGGCCAGGAAAACCAAAGTTCAGAAAACGAAAGTTGTTGCCTTCAAAGTAGAACAGGAGTTGGCAGACTTTCTCGATAAACTGCAAAACAAGAGCGATTTTATCCGTCGGGCGATTCTGGCCCAATTTTCCATGGACTGCCCTCTGTGCCATGGTGGTGGGATCGTGCCACGTGGCATTCACAGCCATTATAAGGATGTTATTCCGGCCAATAATAAGATCCCCTGCGAAAAGTGCGCCACCAAAGTAACCGTTCCGCTGTCACTGGAAGGCTTGTCCGAAGCCGACCAGAAACGTCTGGAACAATTCTACCACGGTGGGCCGATTTATTGTTCCAAGTGCTTCCCCACGGTGCCTGCGTGCGAAGATTGTGCATGGCATGTGCCCCATGAAGAGATGGCAGACCACTTTAAGAAGGTCCATGGGCTCTAATTTCGATTGGGATGATCTGCGACAGCAGATCGCAGAACCGTTACCTCAGCCCGATCTGCAGGAAAGCATGCAGGTGATTCACCTGGTGCAGCAGTGGTTTCTCCAGAGAGAATACTCCCCCGTCCGTCGTGGCATGGGCAAACAAGCAGACCCCACGCACATTTCGAATCGACTCTGCCAGAATTTTCCCAGCCAGCCACAGCAGTTTGCACAGGTTTTTCAGCAATTTCTGACCGATATCGAGCCGTACGCTTACCGAATCGACCATCCATTGTTCGTAGGATTTGTGCCCGGTGCCCCATCCATCCCAAGTATTGTGGGTGATTGGGTCACGGCGGTCTGCAATTTTTTTGGCGGCGTCTGGGTTGAATCGTCCGCACCCACTGCGGTGGAACTACAAATATTAGAACTTTTTCATCAATGGCTGGGGATGCCACCGGAAACGTCAGGACTGCTGACTGGTGGGGGAAGTGAAGCCAACTTAATTGCTCTGATTGTTGCCCGCGACCAGCAGGAATTTGCCGATCGGCCCCGCCTGAGACTGTATGTATCGGAACAGCGGCACTGGTCACTGGACCGTGCGGCCAGAATTATCGGCCTGCACACCACGCAAATTGTGCCGATCGCCGTCGATGCCCGTTTTCGGCTGTCTGTTCCCCACCTGCAGCGGGCGATTGAAGCAGATCTGAAAGCGGGCCACTTGCCCTGGGTGGTTGCGGCCAATGCGGGTAGCACCAATACTGGTGCGGTCGACCCACTGGGTGCGATTGCGGATCTCTGTCACCACCACCAAATCTGGCTGCATGTGGATGCGGCCTATGGCTGGCTGGGAATTCTCGCCCCGACTGCCAGCCAGCATTTTGCGGGGATTGATCGCATCGATTCGATCACACTCGATCCCCACAAATGGTTTGCCCAGACTTACGATGTCGGCTGCCTGCTGGTGCGGCAAGGAATGCTGCTGGAACGCACCTTTGCCAACCACCCCGATTACATGCAGGATGTCATTCCCAAGCATGGTGAAGTGAATTTTGCCGATCGTGGCATTGCTCTGACGCGACGCTGTCGGGCACTGAAAATCTGGTTTTCCCTGATGACGCTGGGCACCGACTGGTTCCGAAGACTGGCAAACCATTGTTGCCAGCTAGCACAGTATTCGGCGGAACTCCTTTTGAGGGCAGGGTTTACGATTATTGCGCCGCCCACCTTAAGTATTGTCTGCTTCCGGTACCATCCGGAAGATCAGACTGAGGAAGTACTCGAACAGTGGAATCGAAAGCTGTGTCAGGCCATTCAGCAGTCGGAAACAGCGTTTCTTTCTTCTACCAACCTTGACAATAAGTTTACGTTGCGGGTGTGCTTCGTGAATTGGCGCACCACTGCTGCCGATGTGGAAGCACTGGTTGATTTGCTGGTTCATTTTCAAACAATTGTCAGTAAAGCTGATCGAATGGCTACTTAGCCAGCATCACTCATTAAAAAGCTCTCATCTATCTGAATCCTGCTATTGAAAAGATGGATTTCTGGTGAATCTGCCGAAATATGTTAAAAATTATTCATAATTGATGGATTTGGGGATTTTTCTCGCTATTGTGGGAAAAGGGGCGAGATGATGAACGAAGAAACACTCTTTCACATGCTTTTGCAGGCATCATTGCACGAACGAGAAGAAATTCTCCTGAGGGAATGTGCAAACCAGCCCAAATTGCGGGCACGCATGATGCAACTGCTGGCGAATCACCAATCTTCATTGGATGCCCCCACAGAAGCGCGGGAACCATCGCCCGCTGCGGAAGACCAACCTGAAAAAACCCTCACTCACCACTCAAAAGAGAATGAAGTGCTTGCTTCGCGAGTAATTGCGGGGCGGTACAAATTATTAGAAGTGATTGGCCAGGGTGGTATGGGTGTGGTCTGGATGGCCGATCAACTGGAACCAGTCAAGCGGCGGGTAGCTTTGAAACTGATCCGCACCGAACGAGTGACCTCCAGCACCATTCTGGCACGCTTTGAAGCAGAACGGCAGGCGATTGCGTTGATGGATCATCCCCACATTGCACGGCTGATGGACGCGGGCACGTGGGAAGACTCTCCTTACTTTGTCATGGAATTGGTGCGGGGTGTACCACTGAATGAATATTGCGACACCCACCGGCTGAGTATTGCGGATCGACTGGTATTATTCACCCAGATCTGTGGTGCCGTGCAGCACGCCCACCAGAAAGGGATTATCCATCGCGACCTGAAGCCCGGCAACATCCTGGTGGAGTCCCACGATGGAAAAGCAGTGCCCAAAATTATCGATTTTGGTCTGGCGAAAGCCACGACAGGCCTGAAACTGACCGAAAATACGCTTTTTACAGGCTTTGGTTCCATTCTGGGCACACCCATGTACATGGCACCAGAGCAGGCCAGCTTCAATGCGGTCGACATTGATACACGTGCGGATATTTATGCCCTGGGGGTGATCCTGTACGAACTGCTGACAGGCACCACACCGTTGACGCGGGATACCATCAAGCAGGCACAACTGGATGAAATGCTCCGACTGGTGCGGGAACTGGATGCCCCCACGCCGAGCTCGAGGCTAAGTTCTGCAGTCAATTCTCCCGTAGTGGCCGCGAATCGGCAGAGCGAACCAGCGAAACGGTAGATTTATGCGGGGTGATCTCGACTGGATTGTCCTGAAAGCGCTCAGCAAAGATCGCGATCGCCGTTATGAAACTGCCAATGGATTTGCAAAAGATATTGAACGGTTTTTGCAGCACGAACCAGTGAATGCTGGCCCACCGAGCAGGTCGTACCGCATTAGGAAATTCGTCCGCCGCAACCGTGCCTTCGTCTACGCCTCGCTGCTGGTATCGATCAGCCTTGTTCTGGGTGTCATTGCAGCCACGTGGGGATACCTGCAGGCAGAACAGAAACGCAAAGAGGCACTTTACGAGCGCGACCAGAAAGAGCAGGCACGCCAGGCGGAAACCGAAGCCAGGAACATTGCAGAGCAAAAACGGCTGGAGGCAGAACAAGCCAGTAAGGTTTCATCGGAACAACGGCAACTGGCACTCGAAACCGTCCGCACCGTGGTGCGTGAAATCGACACTCGGATGAAGAACAATTCTGCACTGGCCCCACTGCGGGGTGAACTGGTGCGACGAATGCTAACCGATCTGGATAAGATTCGGGATCATGCCCAGAAGAACCCCCTGGTGGATCTGACGGAAGGCACCTCATATTCCCGCCTGGGTGAGATTTATTATTCTTTAAATCGAATTGAAGATGCACGCACATGGCTGCTGAAAGCATTGCCCTTATTTGAAGAATTTCTCCGGCAGGCACCTGATGACCCGAACAAAATCCGCAATCTGTCCTTCATCCATAAACAGCTAGGTGAAGTAGAATGGATGTATGGTAATGGGGTAAAGTCGGTACATTACTTTCAAGAGTCCGCAAAATTGCGTCTCCAGCTCATCGAACTCCACAAAAACGCCAATCCACCTGCCGATGAACTGACGATCGAATCGAGCAGAATTGATCTGGCAGAAATCTACTTTCTCATTGCCCATAATTATTCCAGAATGGGAAGCCACGAGGCACTGCAATACTATCAGCAGTCGCAACGGACTTACTCATCCGTCAGCCCAATATTGCAGAACACAATGATGGTCCGGCGGAAACGAATTGAGATTCTCTCCCACCGTGGGGACATTTTTGCCAGACAAGGCAAACTTGCTGAAGCTGAATCGCTGTTGAAGCAATCGTTGAGTGAACGAAAGCAGCTTCTGGCTGGATTGACGGCAAATTCAACCATGACAAAAGTGATCCGTGGAGATATCGCCCTAGGGCATATTTTTCTGGGCGATTACTATCTGTTTCATCGCAAAATGCCCACGGTGGCTTTTCAGCAATACGAACAAGCAATAGAGCTGAATCTGGAATTATTACAGCATGATCCGCTGTCGTTATTTTCCGAAGCACAGGTGGCGTCCTCCTATTATCGTTTGGGGATCGCTGCACCAGACCCTGTCCTGTCGAACCACGCATTCCGGGAGTGTTTAAAAATTCGCCAGAAACTGGCAGCGATCGATGCTACTCATGTTCACGCGGGGCTGGAACTGGCTCTGGTTCAAGCCCGTCTGGGAATGTTTTACAATGCAGAATCCCGCATTAATCGTTTGCTGGAACGCTCTCCGAATGATCTGCAGGTGGTATTTCAGTCTGCCTGCACGTTCTCTATTTTGTCTGGAGTCACCTGCGATCGAACCATCAGAAAACGCAGCCAGAATCGTTCGTTTGAATTACTGGCAAAGCTGATTGAACTTGGCTGGCCAGATCAGGGGTTGATTACCGGAGATCCCGATTTTGAAGCAATCCGAAGCGAACCAAGGTTCAAACTGGTATTAGAGGCGTTTGTTAATCCTGATCTGGTAAAGGATCTGCATGCGGCGAACAGAGCAGCGACAGGTATGGAAGGACCGATTGCGAATATGACGCAGATCGCAGGGTATGAATCGGTTCATTCCGCGAAGTGGCTGAAGATTGGCTGCAACAGTTCGACAACTGTGGCATACTACTGCGAAGAAAGTGATCTGTATAGCGACAACGCAATCGTTTCGGTTCAGTTGATTCCGAAGGCAAATGCCGATGTCGAAGATTTTTATTCCAAGCAGGTAAAGTCGTTTACTCCAGGATCCGGCAAGAAATTGGTGGCGAACAGTGTATTGAGTACGCGAATCGGCAAATTGGATTTGAAAACCCA
Coding sequences within:
- the ppsA gene encoding phosphoenolpyruvate synthase; translated protein: MTIASMIRWFRESGIEEVHLVGGKNASLSEMYRELVPKGIRIPNGFAVTAEAYRVFLRQTGLTEIVTAQLTGLDSHHLADLAKRGASIREAILSTPLPAEIEQQLTQAYQELEQEYGADCAVAVRSSATAEDLPEASFAGQQESYLNVRGIRRVLTAYHHCLASLFTDRAISYRIDKGFDHFAVALSVGVQVMVRADVGTSGVMFTLDTESGFSDVIMINAALGLGEMIVKGRINPDEFLVHKPTLRAGKRPILKRALGAKQEKMIYADRGGQSTRIVPVAPEDRNRLCISDEDVLQLAHWGLMIEEHYTNKKGSACPQDIEWAKDGITGELYILQARPETVHSLARSADNFEVYRLKGTGTVLLQGKAVGEKIGAGPARVIRDPEDLASFQPGEVLIADMTDPDWEPTMKMAGAIVTNRGGRTCHAAIVSRELGVPCLVGTGHGTELIRTGQQVTVTCADGETGRVLEGAIPFEKTKIDLSKLRRPQTKIMMNLGNPSQAFSLAGIPNDGVGLARMEFIISSLIQVHPMALLQPEKVLPEDVEKIARLTVGYTHQPDYFVDRLAEGVGQIAAAYYPKDVIVRLSDFKTNEYAGLIGGKPFEPVEENPMIGFRGASRYYDDRYRDGFLLECAAMKRVREEMGLTNLKLMIPFCRTVEEGKRVLKIMADAGLLQGENGLELYVMCEIPSNVVLAEEFAEIFDGFSIGSNDLTQLTLGLDRDSEIVAHLFDERNAAVKKLVADVIRRVKACGRKVGICGQAPSDYPDFAEFLVECGIDSISLTPDTILKTTQIILDKEQSINSK
- a CDS encoding aminotransferase class V-fold PLP-dependent enzyme, which codes for MGSNFDWDDLRQQIAEPLPQPDLQESMQVIHLVQQWFLQREYSPVRRGMGKQADPTHISNRLCQNFPSQPQQFAQVFQQFLTDIEPYAYRIDHPLFVGFVPGAPSIPSIVGDWVTAVCNFFGGVWVESSAPTAVELQILELFHQWLGMPPETSGLLTGGGSEANLIALIVARDQQEFADRPRLRLYVSEQRHWSLDRAARIIGLHTTQIVPIAVDARFRLSVPHLQRAIEADLKAGHLPWVVAANAGSTNTGAVDPLGAIADLCHHHQIWLHVDAAYGWLGILAPTASQHFAGIDRIDSITLDPHKWFAQTYDVGCLLVRQGMLLERTFANHPDYMQDVIPKHGEVNFADRGIALTRRCRALKIWFSLMTLGTDWFRRLANHCCQLAQYSAELLLRAGFTIIAPPTLSIVCFRYHPEDQTEEVLEQWNRKLCQAIQQSETAFLSSTNLDNKFTLRVCFVNWRTTAADVEALVDLLVHFQTIVSKADRMAT
- a CDS encoding serine/threonine-protein kinase; the protein is MMNEETLFHMLLQASLHEREEILLRECANQPKLRARMMQLLANHQSSLDAPTEAREPSPAAEDQPEKTLTHHSKENEVLASRVIAGRYKLLEVIGQGGMGVVWMADQLEPVKRRVALKLIRTERVTSSTILARFEAERQAIALMDHPHIARLMDAGTWEDSPYFVMELVRGVPLNEYCDTHRLSIADRLVLFTQICGAVQHAHQKGIIHRDLKPGNILVESHDGKAVPKIIDFGLAKATTGLKLTENTLFTGFGSILGTPMYMAPEQASFNAVDIDTRADIYALGVILYELLTGTTPLTRDTIKQAQLDEMLRLVRELDAPTPSSRLSSAVNSPVVAANRQSEPAKR